The genomic window TTGATAAAAAAATTATTGAATTAAAAGAAAAATTACCAACAGGAATAAACATTGAAAAAATTTATTATCAACCTGATTTAGTTACATCAGCTATAAATAATTTTATATTAAATCTTATTCTCTCAATAATTACTGTTGTAGGAATATTACTTCTTACTATGGGAGTAAAAAGTGGCCTTATAATTGGAACTAACCTTGTACTTTCAATTTTAGGAACTTTAATTTTTATGCTTGTTATGAAAATTGACATGCAAAGAGTTTCATTAGGTTCTTTTATAATTGCTATGGGAATGTTAGTTGATAACTCTATTGTTATAGTTGATGGAATTTTGGTAAGAAGAAATTATGGAATGGATATGGAGCAAGCTCTTTTAGAATCTACTCATAAGCCAGCTCTTCCTCTTTTAGGAGCTACATTTATAGCTGCTATTGCATTCTTACCAGCTTATTTAATGGCTAGCTATACTGGAGAATATGTAAGTTCTTCTTTCTGGGTAATTGGAATTTCTCTTATGTTAAGTTGGATTTTATGTCTTACTCAAACTCCTGTATATTGTAAATTATATTTAGAAGATGAACCTATCACTACTCCTAGTGAGAGAGAAGAAAAAATATATAATAAATTGAGAGATTTATTATATTATTTATTAAACAGAAAAAAATCTACTCTATCTATTTTAGGACTGGCTTTTATAGTTTCTCTTTTAATTTTTATAAAAATTCCAAAAACTTTTTTCCCTGATTCAGATAAAAAAGGGTTTACTATGAGTCTTTGGGCACCAGAAGGAAGTAAAATAGAAGTTGTAGAAAAAGCCACAAAAGAACTTGGAGATTTTTTACAAAAAAATGAAAATGTAACAAAAGTAGTATCTACAATTGGAGCTTCTCCTGCTAGATATTATGTTTGTACTATCCCTGAAATGCCAAATTCATCTTATGGAGAACTTATAATCAATATTGATAAATTAAAAAATCTTAAAAAAGTTTCAGACTTAGCTCTTGATTATGCAAATAAAAATTTATCTGGAATAGTAGTTACTTCAAAAAAATATCCAAATGGAGTTCCCACTGAATATCCAATAGAAATAGCTTTCTCAGGACCAGACCCTCAAATTCTTAGAGATTTAGCTGATAAAACTATTGATATTGTAAAAAAATCTCCATATATTTTAACTGCCAAAACAGATTGGAGAAATAAACTTTTAGTTTGGGAAGGAGATTATTCTCAATCAAAAGGTATTCGAAATAATGTAACACCTATTGATATTACAACAGGTCTTATGAGAACTACAAATGGAATTCCTATTGGAAGAATTCAGGAAAATGATAACTCTGTGGCTGTTGTCTTAAAAGAAACTAGTGACATTGAAAATCAAATCAATAATATTAATCAAACTCCTATTTGGGGAGTAAATATGCAAGCTTTACCCCTTTCAAATATGTTAAACAATGAAAAATTAACTTTTGAAGAGGGACAAATTTGGAGAAGAAATAGAGTAAGAACTATTACTGTTCAATGTGATATTCCTATGGAGGTAAATGCTGAAGAAGTAAGAGCTGAATTTAAAAAAGAGATAAATTCTATATCATTGCCAAAAGGATATAAACTTACTTGGTTAGGTGAATATGAGGAACAAACAAAAAATGTCTTAGCTCTATTAAAAGCTGTACCTCTACCTGTAATTATAATGTTTACTATTTGTGTTTTACTTTTTGCTAGTATAAAAATTCCTCTTTTAATATTCTCTGCTCTTCCGTTAGCTCTTATTGGAGTAGCACCTGGATTATTTATTACTGGTAAAAGTTTTGGATTTATGTCTACTATTGGATTAGTTTCTCTTTCTGGAATGATGATAAAAAATATGATAGTTCTAGTTGATGAAATTAACTATGAAATTAATATTTTGAAAAAAGATAAATTTATAGCACTTATTGATTCTGCTATCAGTAGAATTAGGTCTGTAACTTTAGCTGCTCTTACTACTATTCTTGGAATGATTCCACTTTTATGGGACCCATTATATGGAGATATGGCAGCAACAATTATCTTTGGATTATTTGTTTCTACTGTATTAACTCTATTTATTTTCCCTGTGGCATATGCTGTATTTTTTAATATAAAAGAGAAAAAAGGTGAAAGTAATGTTTAATATAAGAGAGATGATACCAAATGATTGGAAGTTTGTAAAAGAAATTTATGAACAGGCTCTTATAGAGGGAAAATCAACTTTTACTAAAAAATCCCCAACTTTTGAAAATTGGGATAAAAATCACTTAAAAAACTGTAGATATGTACTTGAAAAAGATAAAAAAATTATAGGTTGGTGCTCCCTAAGTCCTACTTCTTCAAGAGATGTTTATAAAGGTGTAGTAGAAATTAGTATTTATATTCATCAAGAATATAGAAATATTGGAGCTGGAAAATTTTTACTTAATTATTTAATCAAAGAAAGTGAGAAAAAAGGTTATTGGTCTTTAATATCTTCTATAATTAGTAGTAATATAAATAGTATAAAATTACATGAAAAATGTGGTTTTCGTCAAGTTGGATATAGAGAAAAAATAGCAAAGGATATTTTTGGAGTTTGGCAAGATACTTTTTTATATGAAAAAAGAAGTAAACTAATATTTTAAATCAATAAAAAGAGGTTGTTACAAATTCTTTATTATAAACTGTAACAACCTCTCTTCTTTTATTTCATTAAATAAAATTTAAAAATACTTCCCTCTTGCTCTTTAGATTCAATTTTTATCTCTCCACTAAACTGTTCAACCACTTCTTTAACTATTGATAAACCTAAACCTGTTCCACCTAAATTGCTTGTTCTAGCTTTATCCACCCTATAAAATCTTTCAAAAACTTTTTTTATCTTGTCTTCTGGAATTCCAATTCCATTATCTTTTACACAAAATTTATACCTATCTTTTTCTTCATAGACAAATATATCTATTTTTGGTATTGATGAATGATTATAAATAATTCCATTTTCAACTAAATTTTTTAAGATAAGAATTAGTTTCTCCCTATCAGTATTTATAAATCCTTGATTATTTGGAAATAAATTCCAATGAAAATCTATATTGGCATTTTTTTCTTTTTTTATAATCACCACACTATCGTTTACTTGTTTTTCTATTTTATAAATTTCTTCAGGAATAATTTGTAAAATTTTAGAATTTTCAATTTTAGAAATATTTAAAAAATCTATTATAGTATTTTCTAATTTTACAACATTATTTTCTACAATATTTAAAAATTTTTTTCTAATTTCCTGTGGAGCATCTTCTAAAGCGATTAAATATCCTTTTATATTTGTTAATGGAGTCTTCAATTCATGACTTACATTACTTATAAAAGTTTTTTGGACCTCTACTGTTCTTCTGATATTTGTTATATCCTTTATTGTAATCAAAAATTGATTATTCTTTTTTATTTTTTTTATATTTATTATAAAATATTCTTTAATACCATTAATATATATTTCTTGTCTAATATCCTTTTTCTCTTGTAAACTTTTTTTAATTACACTAATAATTTCTATATATTTAAATGCCTTAATATATTCCTTATTATCAACAATCAATAGATGATTTAATGAATTATTTTTTAAAACAAATTTTCCATTTTCATCAATCAACCCTATAAAAGCATCTACTGAGGTAATTATCATTTTTAATAACTTTTTATCATAATCTAATTTTTCTATATTATCAAGATTTCTTTTTTGCCACTCTTTTAAAACTTCCCAAAATTCTAACAACCATTTTTCTTCTTTCTTGTAGTATAAAAGTTTTTCAGTATTTCCTTTTTCAAGATATCTTTTCATCTTTTTTATTTTATTTTCAAAATCTCTTTTTAAATAATTTATATAGAAAAAATGAATTATACAATTTAATACAATAAAAAAAGTTGTAAGAATCGTAGCAAAATATATAAGTTGCTCCCTTTTATCAGAATAATTTGTAGAAGTTCTTATTATATACTTATCTTCACTTCCATATTTAACAGCATAGTAAGCATAATATTCTCCTAAAGTTTTACTTTTTCTTATATGGAATCCCTCATCACCAGCTAAAGCTGATATAACTTCTTGTCTATCAAGGTGGTTATCCATTGAGTTTTCATTTCCTTTAGAATCGAAATAAACTTTTCCTTCATAATCAATTATAGTAAATCTTATATTACTATCTGAAAATAGTTTTCCATATTCTTTAAAAGGTTTTCCTTGTGATATAAGAGTTACTAAAAGACTATCTTCTTTTAATATTTGTTTTTCCCTCTCTTCATATACCTTTGAAAGTAGTTCATAGTTAAAAATAACAAAGATTATTTCAAAAAATAAGATTATTATCCCTGTTATTATTTCTTTTCTTTTAATTTATAACCAACTCCTTTCACAGTGTGAATAGAATCTGATAAAAGAGGAATTTTTTCTCTTAGTTTTGAAATATATACATCTACAGTTCTATCTCCTGTATAATAATTACTATTCCAAACTTCATCTAATATTTTTTCTCTAGTTACTACTAAACCTTTATTTCTAACTAATAATAGCAATAAATCATATTCTTTCTTAGATAATTCTATCTCTTCTCCATTAACTAATACCATATGAGTATCTACATTTATCTCCATATCTAAAAAATTATATAAATTTTCTTCTTTTTGCTCTTTTTTCTCATCTTTTAATAATTTTTTTACTCTTAAAACTAATTCTCTTGGATCAAAAGGTTTTTTTAAATAGTCATCTGCCCCAATTTCTAGCCCCTCTAACACATCTTCAATTTCAGTTTTGGCTGTTACCATTATTATTTTAGGATTTCCATATTCTTCTGGCAAACTTTTTACTATTTTAGTAAAACTTTTTCCATCTATTCCAGGTAACATTAAATCTAAAATTACAACATCACTTTTTTCTTTTTTTAAAATTTTTAATGCTTTTAGTCCATCATCTATTTTATCTACTTTATGATTTTCCTTTTCAAAAAAATATGTTATTAACTGTTGTATTTCTAAATCATCTTCTACTACTAAAATTTTTGCCATTCTTTCACCTCTAGTTTATTATAACATAAAGTAACTCACTTAAAAAATATTTTTAAGTGAGTTATATAAAATCCTATTTATTTTGTTTATACTATCTTTTAATAAATCCTTCTGACTCTACTATTTTTTGTCCATCTAAGGAAATAGCAAATTCAACTAATCCTTTTAAAGTTCCCTCTCTATTTGTTGGAACATACCAATAAATTTCTCTTGCTATTGGATAAGTTTTATTAGAAACATTTTCTCTAGTTGGTAATACTCCATCAATTGCTAGAGCATAAACTGAATTATCCATATATCCCATTCCAATATATCCTATTGCATATTTATTAGATTTTACTTCTTGTTTTATTGCTTCATTTGAAGGCATGTATAATGTTTCATTCCCATATTCTAAATTATTTTTTTCTCCACCTCTAACTACATGCTCTTTAAAAAATTCATGAGTTCCTGATGATGAATCTCTTGATAAAGGAACTATTTTAGAATCTTCTCCACCTATTTCTTTCCAATTTGTTATCTCTCCTCTAAATATTTTTCCAAGAATTACTGAATCTAAATTTTTAATAGGATTTTCTTTATTTACTATAATTGTTATTCCATCAAATCCTAATACAACTTCTTCTATCTCCAACCCTAATTCTTTTGCTTTATCATATTCTTTGGATTTCATAGGTCTTGAAGTCATAGCTATATTTGTAGTTTTATTAAGTAAAGATGAAACTCCAACTCCAGAACCTCCTCCTGTTACAGCAATTTTAGCCTCTGGATTTTTTCCCATATATTTTTCTGAAAGCCTTTGAGTAACATTTAAAATTGTATCTGAACCTTTTATTTGAACTACCTTACTTCTTTCTAGACAACCTGTTAATAAAATTCCCATAACTAATATAGTTATTAAAAATAATTTTTTCATAAAAATTTACCTCCAAAAATTCTTATTCAAATTTTTTATTCAATTAATATTAAACTTTTCTTGTTAAATTATTATTAATTTAATGTAAAAAAATTGTAAAAAATTTTTTACATTTCTTTTACATTGGATTTACTTGGATTTTACATCTCTGTTGTATAATTCCTCTGTAAACAATTTTAAACTTTTAAAACGAGGTGAAATTACTTTATGAACAATCTACGGAAATTTTTAGATTCATCTGTAAAAAAATTTCTTTTAGCAACAGGAATATTAAACATTGTAATAATATTTCTTATATTCTTATTTATATTTATTAATGGAATAGAATTTTTTAAATATTCCAAAATCTCTGACTTTTTGTTTGGTACTAAATGGATATCTCTTTCTGGAATTTATGGGCTTATTCCTCTATTAGTGGGTTCTTTTTGGGTAACAATAGTAGCTATCTTAATCTCTGTTCCTTTAGGAATTCTTACAGCTGTTTATATTTTTGAATATGCCCCAATAAAAATAAAAAATAATATGAAAATTCTAATTGAAATAATGTCAGCTATCCCTTCTGTTGTTCTTGGTTTTATTGGATTATATGTTTTATCTGGTCCAATAAAAAATATATTTAACTTAAATAGTGGACTTACAAGTTTTACAGGTTCTATTATGCTTGCTTTTATGGCTTTACCAACAATAATAACAATGACAGAAGATGCTCTTAACACTTTAGATACATCATACAAAGAAGCCTCTTTAGCCTTAGGGGCTACAAAAATAGAAACTATTTTTAATGTTTTATTACCAGCTGCTTTTCCAGGAATTTTTGCTGGTGTTATGTTAGGTTTTGGAAGAATTATCGGAGAAACTTTAACTGTTTTAATGGTTACAGGAAATGCTCCAATTATTGCAAACTCTCCTCTTTCTCCTGTTAGAACAATGACAGCTACTATTGCTGCTGAAATGGGAGAAGTTGTTCATGACAGTGAACATTATTTGGCTCTTTTTGCCATTGGAATTATTTTATTTTTAATAAGTTTTATTACAAATACTGTAGCTGATTATTTTATAAGAAAAGCTCGTAACTTAAAAAATTAGAGGTGAAAAATGTTAATAGTTAAAAAAAATAGAGAAAATTTATTTAAATATGCTATTGGAATAACTACTTTCTTAACTATATTACCTATTTTTATCATTTTAGGTTTTATATCTTTAAAAGGAATTATATCTATAAACTTTGATTTCCTATTTTCAATGCCTACAGATGGAATGAGAAGTGGTGGAATATTTCCAGCTATAGTTGGTAGTATTTATTTAACACTTGGAACAATATTATTTTCTGTCCCTTTTGGAATTTTTACAGGAGTTTATTTAGTTGAATATGCAAAAGATACTCCATTAACAAAATTTATAAATTTAACTATTATAAATCTTGCTGGAATCCCAAGTATTATTTATGGATTATTTGGAATGGCTTTGTTTGTTATATTCTTAAATTTTGGTTCATCTATTTTATCAGGCTCTCTTACTTTAGGGATTATGTGTCTACCTGTCATCATAACTTCCGTAAGAGAAGCTCTACTTAGTGTTCCAAATACTTTAAGAGAAGCCTCTTTAGGATTAGGGGCTACAAAATGGGAAACTACTTATAAAGTTGTTTTACCAGCTGCTGCTCCAGGAATTCTTACAGGAATTATTTTGAGTATATCAAGAGCAGCTGGAGAAACAGCTCCAATAATGTTTACTGCTGCTGCTTTCTATTTTCCTTTTTTACCTGAAGGAATTTTTGACCAAGTAATGGCTT from Fusobacterium sp. FSA-380-WT-3A includes these protein-coding regions:
- a CDS encoding efflux RND transporter permease subunit gives rise to the protein MKFIDYSIKNTIVVKFMVFLLVIGGLFSYFKLGKLEDPEFKIKEALVVTFYPNADAHTVELQVTNEIEEALQKIPNIDFLQSVSKPGYSQVKIKLKESLPSEELEQYWDNLRKKVEDARINLPLGALPPIVLDDYGAVYGIFLAVTSDGYSYSELRKYTDYITKELNSINGIAQVTQFGKLTDAIEVIIDREKINSMGLSPKLIATSLLSENIITGGGTIDYGNLRVNLRLNNKVNTIEKLENLIIFSKKLPDGNDEIVRLKDIATFKRDYIKPISQKMFYNGKMSMGISLSPEAGSNIVKTGKVIDKKIIELKEKLPTGINIEKIYYQPDLVTSAINNFILNLILSIITVVGILLLTMGVKSGLIIGTNLVLSILGTLIFMLVMKIDMQRVSLGSFIIAMGMLVDNSIVIVDGILVRRNYGMDMEQALLESTHKPALPLLGATFIAAIAFLPAYLMASYTGEYVSSSFWVIGISLMLSWILCLTQTPVYCKLYLEDEPITTPSEREEKIYNKLRDLLYYLLNRKKSTLSILGLAFIVSLLIFIKIPKTFFPDSDKKGFTMSLWAPEGSKIEVVEKATKELGDFLQKNENVTKVVSTIGASPARYYVCTIPEMPNSSYGELIINIDKLKNLKKVSDLALDYANKNLSGIVVTSKKYPNGVPTEYPIEIAFSGPDPQILRDLADKTIDIVKKSPYILTAKTDWRNKLLVWEGDYSQSKGIRNNVTPIDITTGLMRTTNGIPIGRIQENDNSVAVVLKETSDIENQINNINQTPIWGVNMQALPLSNMLNNEKLTFEEGQIWRRNRVRTITVQCDIPMEVNAEEVRAEFKKEINSISLPKGYKLTWLGEYEEQTKNVLALLKAVPLPVIIMFTICVLLFASIKIPLLIFSALPLALIGVAPGLFITGKSFGFMSTIGLVSLSGMMIKNMIVLVDEINYEINILKKDKFIALIDSAISRIRSVTLAALTTILGMIPLLWDPLYGDMAATIIFGLFVSTVLTLFIFPVAYAVFFNIKEKKGESNV
- a CDS encoding GNAT family N-acetyltransferase: MFNIREMIPNDWKFVKEIYEQALIEGKSTFTKKSPTFENWDKNHLKNCRYVLEKDKKIIGWCSLSPTSSRDVYKGVVEISIYIHQEYRNIGAGKFLLNYLIKESEKKGYWSLISSIISSNINSIKLHEKCGFRQVGYREKIAKDIFGVWQDTFLYEKRSKLIF
- a CDS encoding cell wall metabolism sensor histidine kinase WalK, which translates into the protein MDNHLDRQEVISALAGDEGFHIRKSKTLGEYYAYYAVKYGSEDKYIIRTSTNYSDKREQLIYFATILTTFFIVLNCIIHFFYINYLKRDFENKIKKMKRYLEKGNTEKLLYYKKEEKWLLEFWEVLKEWQKRNLDNIEKLDYDKKLLKMIITSVDAFIGLIDENGKFVLKNNSLNHLLIVDNKEYIKAFKYIEIISVIKKSLQEKKDIRQEIYINGIKEYFIINIKKIKKNNQFLITIKDITNIRRTVEVQKTFISNVSHELKTPLTNIKGYLIALEDAPQEIRKKFLNIVENNVVKLENTIIDFLNISKIENSKILQIIPEEIYKIEKQVNDSVVIIKKEKNANIDFHWNLFPNNQGFINTDREKLILILKNLVENGIIYNHSSIPKIDIFVYEEKDRYKFCVKDNGIGIPEDKIKKVFERFYRVDKARTSNLGGTGLGLSIVKEVVEQFSGEIKIESKEQEGSIFKFYLMK
- a CDS encoding response regulator transcription factor, translating into MAKILVVEDDLEIQQLITYFFEKENHKVDKIDDGLKALKILKKEKSDVVILDLMLPGIDGKSFTKIVKSLPEEYGNPKIIMVTAKTEIEDVLEGLEIGADDYLKKPFDPRELVLRVKKLLKDEKKEQKEENLYNFLDMEINVDTHMVLVNGEEIELSKKEYDLLLLLVRNKGLVVTREKILDEVWNSNYYTGDRTVDVYISKLREKIPLLSDSIHTVKGVGYKLKEKK
- a CDS encoding phosphate ABC transporter substrate-binding protein → MKKLFLITILVMGILLTGCLERSKVVQIKGSDTILNVTQRLSEKYMGKNPEAKIAVTGGGSGVGVSSLLNKTTNIAMTSRPMKSKEYDKAKELGLEIEEVVLGFDGITIIVNKENPIKNLDSVILGKIFRGEITNWKEIGGEDSKIVPLSRDSSSGTHEFFKEHVVRGGEKNNLEYGNETLYMPSNEAIKQEVKSNKYAIGYIGMGYMDNSVYALAIDGVLPTRENVSNKTYPIAREIYWYVPTNREGTLKGLVEFAISLDGQKIVESEGFIKR
- the pstC gene encoding phosphate ABC transporter permease subunit PstC encodes the protein MNNLRKFLDSSVKKFLLATGILNIVIIFLIFLFIFINGIEFFKYSKISDFLFGTKWISLSGIYGLIPLLVGSFWVTIVAILISVPLGILTAVYIFEYAPIKIKNNMKILIEIMSAIPSVVLGFIGLYVLSGPIKNIFNLNSGLTSFTGSIMLAFMALPTIITMTEDALNTLDTSYKEASLALGATKIETIFNVLLPAAFPGIFAGVMLGFGRIIGETLTVLMVTGNAPIIANSPLSPVRTMTATIAAEMGEVVHDSEHYLALFAIGIILFLISFITNTVADYFIRKARNLKN
- the pstA gene encoding phosphate ABC transporter permease PstA; this translates as MLIVKKNRENLFKYAIGITTFLTILPIFIILGFISLKGIISINFDFLFSMPTDGMRSGGIFPAIVGSIYLTLGTILFSVPFGIFTGVYLVEYAKDTPLTKFINLTIINLAGIPSIIYGLFGMALFVIFLNFGSSILSGSLTLGIMCLPVIITSVREALLSVPNTLREASLGLGATKWETTYKVVLPAAAPGILTGIILSISRAAGETAPIMFTAAAFYFPFLPEGIFDQVMALPYHLYVISTQVPNMPASNMYGTLFILVFITIGFNLLGAFVRNRFKKKY